DNA sequence from the Euwallacea fornicatus isolate EFF26 chromosome 2, ASM4011564v1, whole genome shotgun sequence genome:
CTTAGTCCTCCATTTTTAATATGCTCataatatacatacatatacatatgaataaatatttctgcGGTTTACTCCTCAggtttaaatatttcacttaAGACTTGTGAGGGAATTTGAGTACCTATTATGAGTGCATTTCACTACAGGCAAAGCCAATCAAGATGATGTTTGCTACGTGGTCGCCAAGTACGACTACGAGCACCAAGGCCCGCAAGAGTTAGATCTGCGCAAAAACGAACGTTACGTCCTTCTAGACGACTCGAAACACTGGTGGAAAGTACAGAATTCGCGCAATCAGGCCGGATATGTTCCCAGCAATTATGTCAAAAAAGAGAAACCATCACTTTTCGATAGCATAAAGAAAAAGGCAAGTTCATGGTGATCTTCgatcttttaaattcaattgtgATATCATGTTAGGTGAAAAAAGGCTCGGGTTCCAAAACGCTCCCTTCAAACACCTCTCCTTCGCGCAACACCGACTCTCCTAGCATGGCGCGGCGTGCCGCCCCTGACCCGTCCGAAGCCATTGGCGTAGCCGTGGTCAAATACAATTACCAGGCGCAACAACCGGATGAACTGTCGCTAGTAAAAGGTTCCAGAATTTTGATTCTGGAAAAGAGCAATGATGGCTGGTGGAGGGGGCAGAGCAGCAACATAACAGGATGGTTTCCTTCGAACTACACCCAAGAAGAGGGGGATTTGGACGATACCATGCACACCTATGCTATGGCCGAAAATGTACTGGATATTGTAGTAGCTTTGTACTCGTTTTCCAGTTCAAACGAACAGGAATTGTCGTTTGAGAAGGGAGATAGACTTGAGATTTTGGATAGGCCGCCGAGTGATCCGGAATGGTCagttttagataaaattagtttataaCAATTAATACAT
Encoded proteins:
- the dock gene encoding SH2/SH3 adapter protein dreadlocks isoform X2, with protein sequence MSSLKTGKANQDDVCYVVAKYDYEHQGPQELDLRKNERYVLLDDSKHWWKVQNSRNQAGYVPSNYVKKEKPSLFDSIKKKVKKGSGSKTLPSNTSPSRNTDSPSMARRAAPDPSEAIGVAVVKYNYQAQQPDELSLVKGSRILILEKSNDGWWRGQSSNITGWFPSNYTQEEGDLDDTMHTYAMAENVLDIVVALYSFSSSNEQELSFEKGDRLEILDRPPSDPEWYKARNAQGQIGLVPRNYLQELSDYMDRPFQDKAKSERLESSMVSSQVSMIDKPHLIDRPWYYGCITRSVCDNLLNQYGHDGDFLIRDSETNVGDYSVSLKAPGRNKHFRVHVEGALYCIGQRKFHTLDQLVDHYQRAPIYTNKQGEKLYLVRPLPKTK
- the dock gene encoding SH2/SH3 adapter protein dreadlocks isoform X1, giving the protein MLETQSVRPLPRSPWQTSSGYATKITSEQMAAPSYRYGKANQDDVCYVVAKYDYEHQGPQELDLRKNERYVLLDDSKHWWKVQNSRNQAGYVPSNYVKKEKPSLFDSIKKKVKKGSGSKTLPSNTSPSRNTDSPSMARRAAPDPSEAIGVAVVKYNYQAQQPDELSLVKGSRILILEKSNDGWWRGQSSNITGWFPSNYTQEEGDLDDTMHTYAMAENVLDIVVALYSFSSSNEQELSFEKGDRLEILDRPPSDPEWYKARNAQGQIGLVPRNYLQELSDYMDRPFQDKAKSERLESSMVSSQVSMIDKPHLIDRPWYYGCITRSVCDNLLNQYGHDGDFLIRDSETNVGDYSVSLKAPGRNKHFRVHVEGALYCIGQRKFHTLDQLVDHYQRAPIYTNKQGEKLYLVRPLPKTK